One genomic window of Methanosarcina acetivorans C2A includes the following:
- a CDS encoding DUF6951 family protein, with protein sequence MVTELSLNTVCGHTTKIIATKEGKNTHVHIKTTCEKLRKWGTHFDMGMKDLMGGPDTLLAQKMAEAPLTPTCLVPASIMNACWLANGMISKNLAREMGKMEIIFDKLE encoded by the coding sequence ATGGTTACTGAACTTTCACTCAATACCGTATGTGGACATACAACAAAAATTATTGCCACAAAAGAAGGAAAAAACACTCACGTACATATCAAAACCACCTGCGAAAAACTCAGGAAATGGGGCACACATTTCGATATGGGTATGAAAGACCTTATGGGCGGCCCTGATACCTTACTTGCCCAGAAAATGGCTGAAGCCCCTCTTACTCCCACCTGCCTCGTCCCGGCTTCAATAATGAATGCCTGCTGGCTCGCAAACGGCATGATTTCTAAAAACCTTGCCAGGGAAATGGGAAAAATGGAGATCATTTTTGACAAACTTGAGTGA
- a CDS encoding orotate phosphoribosyltransferase-like protein, which translates to MKNIEDLIQKAVELQNNGLVTGQIADELNVSRETVTWLLTRSKKEVAVPAPKDISVNWSSIGKSATRLHYISLALCDMVLETLEKTNAEVDVVVGVAASGIPLASMMANELGADFALYHSRKGQDVVQPGQKGTISRNFGSVVGKNCVIVDDVITTGSTTMEVIEQLREMGAKPRVVAVLVDKKGADTIANVPIQSLVRIVRVD; encoded by the coding sequence ATGAAGAATATAGAAGATCTGATTCAGAAAGCTGTGGAACTGCAGAACAATGGACTTGTCACCGGCCAGATTGCCGATGAGCTTAACGTCTCAAGAGAAACGGTTACATGGCTTTTAACCCGCTCAAAAAAAGAAGTAGCAGTCCCCGCTCCGAAAGACATATCCGTAAACTGGAGCAGCATAGGGAAAAGCGCTACAAGGCTCCACTATATCTCGCTTGCACTCTGCGACATGGTGCTTGAGACCCTCGAAAAGACAAACGCGGAGGTAGATGTGGTAGTAGGCGTTGCTGCAAGCGGAATCCCCCTGGCAAGCATGATGGCAAACGAACTGGGGGCAGACTTTGCCCTCTATCATTCCCGGAAAGGGCAGGATGTTGTCCAGCCGGGCCAGAAAGGGACAATAAGCAGAAACTTCGGAAGCGTTGTAGGTAAGAACTGTGTGATCGTGGACGACGTTATTACAACTGGTTCCACCACTATGGAAGTAATTGAGCAGCTGCGGGAAATGGGCGCAAAACCCAGAGTTGTAGCTGTTCTCGTGGACAAAAAAGGTGCAGATACAATTGCCAATGTCCCTATCCAGTCCCTGGTAAGAATCGTGCGCGTGGACTGA
- a CDS encoding NOB1 family endonuclease, whose product MTSYIADSAVFIMGNCNVDSSLLITVPSVVDELKSRDAVLRFDLAKEGGLRVEWPEPEMVKEVREKAEQTRDSEELSKTDLEILAKALEHRETAVLLTDDYAVQNVAVQLGIQVKPIAQKKIKDVLIWQKQCIGCKKTFEKGDECPICGSPLKKKRKKRLKSKSHQES is encoded by the coding sequence ATGACCTCTTACATAGCAGACTCGGCAGTCTTTATAATGGGAAACTGCAACGTGGACAGTTCACTGCTTATCACCGTCCCTTCGGTTGTGGACGAGTTAAAAAGCAGGGACGCCGTGCTCCGTTTTGACCTTGCAAAAGAGGGAGGGCTGAGGGTGGAATGGCCAGAACCGGAAATGGTGAAAGAGGTTCGGGAAAAAGCTGAACAGACCCGGGACTCAGAAGAGCTTTCAAAAACAGACCTGGAAATTCTTGCAAAAGCGCTTGAACACAGGGAGACGGCAGTACTGCTCACGGATGATTATGCAGTTCAGAATGTTGCCGTGCAGCTGGGGATTCAGGTTAAACCGATTGCCCAGAAAAAGATAAAGGATGTACTTATCTGGCAAAAACAGTGTATTGGTTGTAAAAAAACCTTTGAGAAAGGGGATGAATGTCCGATCTGCGGTTCACCTCTGAAAAAAAAGAGAAAAAAAAGACTTAAAAGCAAAAGTCATCAGGAAAGTTGA
- a CDS encoding DUF169 domain-containing protein: protein MDLKEINNIGLEMVECLKLDTSPVAVKLVPKGEEIPEGIKKADATMRHCQFVDRVRKSGEELYTLGEDQMCKGGAAVMGLGALPPKVASGEFYYKGLKQFSTQEAAKLTIDMVPTLASDTTDAVLYSPLEKSTFMPDVVLVICNPKQIMLLTQAYMYKTGGRLEVSFVGKQSLCSDGVVQAKQGEIGVTVGCSGSRLYTEISDDEMTMGIPIGLLPELASGLREICPN from the coding sequence ATGGACTTAAAAGAAATCAACAATATCGGACTGGAAATGGTCGAATGCCTTAAACTCGATACTTCCCCGGTTGCAGTAAAACTGGTTCCAAAGGGAGAAGAAATTCCTGAAGGGATTAAGAAAGCGGATGCGACAATGAGACACTGCCAGTTCGTAGATCGCGTGAGAAAAAGCGGAGAAGAATTATATACTCTGGGAGAGGACCAGATGTGCAAAGGCGGAGCAGCTGTCATGGGTCTCGGAGCATTGCCTCCAAAAGTCGCAAGCGGAGAATTTTATTATAAAGGATTAAAACAGTTCAGCACCCAGGAAGCTGCAAAGCTCACTATTGACATGGTGCCAACTCTGGCTTCAGACACTACAGACGCTGTCCTGTATTCGCCCCTTGAGAAGAGCACATTCATGCCGGATGTCGTACTTGTCATCTGCAACCCGAAGCAAATAATGCTGCTCACTCAGGCTTATATGTACAAAACCGGAGGCAGGCTTGAAGTCAGTTTCGTAGGCAAACAGAGCCTCTGTTCCGACGGTGTGGTACAGGCTAAACAAGGTGAAATAGGAGTTACAGTAGGTTGCAGTGGCAGCAGGCTATACACTGAGATCTCAGATGATGAAATGACAATGGGCATCCCAATCGGCCTCCTCCCTGAACTGGCATCCGGACTCCGGGAAATCTGCCCCAATTAA
- a CDS encoding aminotransferase class I/II-fold pyridoxal phosphate-dependent enzyme encodes MRPPCDPSKFVAEAVKSIPPSGIRRFFDLVSGLEDIISLGVGEPDFITPWHIREMCIHSLEKGQTSYTSNYGLPELRDELARTYYKRYGLDYDPASEILVTTGVSEALDIAVRAVVNPGEEVIVVQPSYVAYVPSVILAGGKPVIVSTSRDDDFSLTAEALKPAITSKTKAIILNFPNNPTGAIMEQEGMEDIADLVVENDLFVISDEVYECLTYGGTHVPFSSLEGLKDRTVMLNGFSKAYAMTGLRLGFAMGAPDIIHSMMMIHQYSMLCAPITAQVGAIEALRNGKEEMERMVREYDRRRRFIVKGFNSIGLECGNPKGAFYAFPYIGGTGLSSSDFAERLLEEKKVVTIPGDVFGEAGEGFLRCAYAASLDDIRKSIERMGDFVEELKQ; translated from the coding sequence TTGAGACCTCCATGCGATCCTTCAAAATTCGTTGCGGAAGCTGTAAAGAGTATCCCTCCATCAGGAATACGCCGTTTTTTTGATCTGGTTTCCGGCCTTGAGGATATTATCTCCCTGGGTGTAGGAGAGCCCGATTTCATTACTCCCTGGCATATCCGCGAGATGTGCATCCACTCTCTCGAAAAAGGGCAGACTTCATATACCTCAAACTACGGACTTCCGGAACTCAGAGACGAACTTGCAAGAACCTATTACAAACGCTACGGTCTGGACTATGACCCGGCATCCGAAATCCTTGTTACCACGGGAGTAAGCGAAGCTCTTGACATAGCAGTCAGGGCTGTGGTCAATCCCGGAGAAGAGGTAATCGTGGTTCAGCCCTCATACGTGGCATACGTCCCTTCAGTTATTCTGGCAGGAGGCAAGCCTGTTATTGTTTCTACAAGCAGGGACGACGATTTCAGCCTTACTGCAGAAGCCCTGAAACCAGCAATCACCAGCAAAACGAAGGCAATCATCCTTAACTTCCCTAATAATCCTACAGGCGCAATTATGGAACAGGAGGGAATGGAGGACATCGCTGACCTTGTTGTTGAGAATGATTTATTTGTAATCTCCGACGAGGTTTATGAATGCCTGACTTATGGAGGCACCCATGTTCCGTTCTCATCTCTCGAAGGTTTGAAGGACAGGACTGTCATGCTGAACGGTTTTTCCAAGGCTTATGCAATGACAGGGCTCAGACTCGGCTTTGCAATGGGAGCTCCGGATATTATCCATTCGATGATGATGATCCACCAGTACTCCATGCTCTGTGCACCCATTACTGCTCAGGTAGGGGCAATCGAAGCCCTACGCAACGGTAAAGAAGAAATGGAGCGGATGGTCCGGGAATATGACCGGCGCAGGCGTTTCATCGTAAAAGGCTTTAACAGCATAGGGCTTGAATGCGGCAACCCCAAAGGCGCTTTTTATGCTTTCCCTTATATTGGGGGTACGGGCCTATCCTCTTCTGACTTTGCAGAACGTCTCCTGGAAGAAAAGAAGGTTGTTACAATTCCCGGAGATGTGTTTGGAGAAGCAGGTGAAGGTTTCCTGCGATGCGCTTATGCGGCGTCTCTGGACGACATAAGAAAATCAATCGAAAGAATGGGAGATTTTGTAGAAGAATTAAAACAGTGA
- a CDS encoding 30S ribosomal protein S8e: MRWQGSSRRKATGGKVITARGKRKFEMGRESAETRISEIKRKKVPTMGGNRKVRLLQSNVANVTNPKDGKTVTAPIETVIDNTANKHYVRRNILTKGSVIRTSMGTARVTSRPGQDGVVNAVLIE; encoded by the coding sequence ATGAGATGGCAAGGCAGCTCAAGAAGAAAAGCTACCGGCGGGAAAGTTATTACTGCCCGCGGAAAGCGCAAGTTTGAAATGGGCCGCGAATCTGCGGAAACCCGTATCAGCGAAATAAAAAGAAAGAAAGTTCCTACTATGGGCGGCAACAGGAAAGTAAGGCTCCTCCAGTCCAATGTTGCAAACGTGACCAATCCTAAGGATGGAAAGACCGTTACCGCACCTATTGAGACCGTAATTGACAACACTGCAAATAAACACTATGTCAGGCGTAACATTCTGACAAAAGGTTCCGTTATAAGAACCTCCATGGGCACTGCCAGAGTTACAAGCAGACCCGGACAGGACGGAGTTGTAAACGCTGTATTAATTGAGTAA
- a CDS encoding helix-turn-helix domain-containing protein, translating to MANSIHEMIRASFRCEDMVKCVLGLKSLDIDAYKALLMHGPLTAEKLGEILNRERSTAYRSLQNLIACGIVYRETRSIDSGGYYYEYVAIEPQEMKQMVKKNVDEWYSQMNELIEKMDDKVSALVMRMDDEES from the coding sequence ATGGCGAATTCTATTCACGAGATGATCAGAGCAAGCTTCAGGTGCGAGGACATGGTAAAATGTGTACTCGGGCTGAAGTCCCTTGACATCGATGCATACAAGGCTCTACTTATGCATGGTCCCCTGACCGCAGAAAAATTGGGAGAGATCCTCAACAGGGAAAGGAGCACTGCATACCGTTCCCTGCAGAACCTTATAGCCTGTGGAATAGTTTACAGGGAAACACGATCCATCGACAGTGGGGGTTACTACTACGAATATGTAGCTATCGAGCCCCAGGAAATGAAACAGATGGTAAAGAAAAACGTTGACGAATGGTACAGCCAGATGAACGAGCTGATCGAAAAAATGGATGACAAAGTAAGCGCTCTCGTCATGCGTATGGACGATGAAGAAAGCTGA
- a CDS encoding DUF5591 domain-containing protein has protein sequence MKPIIPEDERSKEPLDSERIIYHPDMIKANEWVINEYEAPFREICIFVPCAKRKPYHESPSHKKFDRIIFGLVKPEDVHIVTFGTCGIAPRELDTEYPFMHYTFMMGKCNVTKIKRDFIKIESERIAAYLEKTRANYRHRIAYCIGDFRTAMEKALEMVDIKVDIVPRESTIQRMIQPNKPFIYNSLSSKEYLQDFSDAITDAFGLPRREVGLKEDLSVDDTDWYVL, from the coding sequence ATGAAGCCCATTATCCCTGAAGATGAACGTTCCAAAGAGCCTCTTGATTCCGAGAGAATAATTTACCATCCTGATATGATAAAAGCCAATGAATGGGTTATCAATGAGTATGAAGCCCCTTTCAGAGAGATATGTATTTTCGTTCCTTGCGCCAAGAGAAAGCCTTACCATGAAAGTCCTTCCCATAAAAAATTTGACCGGATAATTTTCGGGCTCGTAAAACCCGAAGACGTACATATAGTGACCTTCGGGACCTGTGGGATTGCCCCCAGGGAACTTGATACCGAGTACCCTTTCATGCACTACACTTTCATGATGGGTAAATGTAATGTAACGAAGATCAAGAGAGATTTCATAAAAATCGAAAGTGAAAGGATTGCTGCCTATCTCGAAAAGACAAGGGCAAACTACAGGCACAGGATAGCCTACTGTATCGGGGATTTCCGGACTGCAATGGAAAAAGCCCTGGAAATGGTCGACATAAAAGTGGATATTGTCCCGAGAGAATCAACCATTCAGAGGATGATCCAGCCCAATAAACCTTTCATTTACAACAGCCTCTCCTCTAAAGAGTACCTGCAGGACTTCTCCGATGCAATTACTGACGCTTTCGGGCTTCCCAGGCGGGAAGTAGGCTTAAAGGAAGACCTTTCCGTGGACGACACTGACTGGTATGTCCTGTAA
- a CDS encoding SufB/SufD family protein, which translates to MTQITLNALSRETEDITAAYTAAGGDAAVLHNHGLSSLVVSGNKVLSANATEGIVLEKKETENGVDIKLTIKKGYKIPLPVHLCFGLVPKDGLQEIKMDFVAEEDSAVELIAHCTFPNAEKVIHKMDAEMLIGKNASLKYTETHFHGPHGGIQVLPKAHIMIEEGGRYYTNFSLISGRVGYLEFDYSVDAEKDSICEMVTKVYGKADDKIKILERIALNGENARSVIKSRIAITDNAESVFRGITEGHAPRARGHVDCMEVIQGDAKAEAVPIVRVDNPLAKVTHEAAIGCVDKKEVETLMARGLEEDDAIDIIVKGMLA; encoded by the coding sequence ATGACTCAGATTACATTGAATGCACTTTCCAGAGAAACAGAAGACATAACTGCAGCTTATACAGCAGCCGGAGGAGACGCTGCAGTCCTGCATAACCACGGACTTTCAAGCCTTGTGGTAAGCGGGAACAAAGTGCTCAGCGCAAATGCAACCGAAGGCATAGTGCTTGAGAAAAAAGAGACCGAAAATGGCGTGGACATCAAATTGACCATCAAAAAAGGATACAAAATTCCACTGCCTGTCCACCTCTGCTTCGGACTGGTCCCTAAAGACGGGCTCCAGGAGATCAAAATGGACTTCGTAGCCGAAGAAGATTCGGCTGTGGAACTTATCGCCCACTGCACCTTCCCGAACGCTGAAAAGGTAATTCACAAAATGGATGCTGAGATGCTTATCGGAAAGAACGCATCCCTGAAATACACCGAGACCCATTTCCACGGGCCCCACGGAGGAATTCAGGTGCTTCCGAAAGCCCATATAATGATTGAGGAAGGGGGCAGATACTACACGAACTTTTCCCTAATTTCCGGAAGGGTAGGGTACCTGGAATTCGATTACAGTGTGGACGCCGAAAAAGATTCGATCTGCGAGATGGTCACCAAGGTCTACGGAAAAGCGGACGACAAAATAAAAATCCTTGAAAGGATCGCTCTTAATGGAGAAAACGCACGCAGTGTCATAAAAAGCCGGATTGCCATAACCGACAACGCAGAGTCCGTATTCAGGGGAATAACCGAAGGACATGCCCCGAGAGCCCGCGGACACGTTGACTGCATGGAGGTCATCCAGGGCGATGCAAAAGCTGAAGCCGTACCGATTGTCCGGGTGGACAATCCTCTTGCCAAGGTTACGCATGAAGCTGCTATCGGCTGTGTGGACAAAAAGGAAGTGGAAACCCTGATGGCTCGCGGGCTTGAAGAAGACGATGCAATAGACATCATAGTAAAGGGAATGCTGGCTTAA
- a CDS encoding Lrp/AsnC family transcriptional regulator, which produces MDEMIRHILEILENDARASPEEIAALTGMSAQEISQTIAKLEETGVIRHYKTIVDWDLIGENYVYAVIELKVTLERNQGYQAIAERIYKFPEVRSVRLLSGDYDISLTVRGKSMKDVAFFVAEKIATLDQVQSTSTHFVLKTYKEDGVILHEPESIKRLPVSF; this is translated from the coding sequence ATGGACGAAATGATTCGACATATACTGGAAATTCTTGAGAATGATGCCCGAGCAAGTCCGGAAGAAATTGCAGCCCTTACAGGAATGTCTGCACAGGAAATTTCCCAGACGATCGCAAAGCTTGAAGAAACAGGAGTTATCCGGCACTACAAGACCATAGTTGATTGGGACCTGATTGGGGAAAACTATGTTTACGCCGTAATTGAGTTGAAGGTCACTCTCGAGCGTAACCAGGGCTACCAGGCAATTGCAGAAAGGATCTATAAGTTCCCGGAAGTCAGGTCTGTCAGGCTTCTATCCGGGGACTACGACATCTCTCTTACCGTCAGGGGGAAGTCAATGAAGGATGTGGCTTTTTTTGTGGCAGAAAAAATCGCAACCCTTGACCAGGTTCAGAGTACGTCCACACATTTCGTGCTGAAGACCTATAAAGAAGACGGAGTAATCCTCCATGAACCGGAGTCGATTAAGAGGCTTCCGGTCTCGTTTTAA
- a CDS encoding ABC transporter ATP-binding protein encodes MSRDGKKILRGVNLEVGDREIHSIIGANGAGKSTLAYTLMGLQGYEHEEGDIIFDGEDVAVLSITERARKGITLAWQEPARFEGLKVRDYLAIGARDNGGITEEEIKEALRKVDLKPEKYLDREVGEALSGGERKRIELASIITMKPKLAILDEPDSGIDVVSLKEIISLIRTFKENGSSVLVITHREEIAAASDKASLMCEGVILRSGDPIEISEFFKNRCIPCDSRVSPPKVV; translated from the coding sequence TTGAGCCGTGATGGAAAAAAAATTCTGCGTGGAGTCAACCTGGAAGTAGGAGACCGTGAAATCCACAGCATCATCGGCGCAAATGGCGCAGGGAAAAGTACACTTGCCTACACCCTGATGGGGCTCCAGGGTTATGAGCATGAAGAAGGCGACATCATTTTTGACGGAGAAGATGTTGCAGTACTTTCAATAACCGAACGCGCAAGAAAAGGCATAACCCTTGCATGGCAGGAACCCGCCCGCTTTGAAGGGCTGAAGGTAAGGGATTACCTTGCAATCGGGGCAAGAGATAATGGCGGCATTACGGAAGAAGAGATAAAAGAAGCCCTCAGGAAAGTTGACCTGAAACCTGAAAAATACCTTGACAGAGAAGTAGGCGAGGCATTAAGCGGGGGCGAAAGAAAGCGAATAGAGCTTGCCTCCATCATTACCATGAAACCGAAACTTGCAATCCTTGATGAGCCGGATTCCGGAATTGACGTGGTCTCCTTAAAAGAAATCATTTCCCTGATCCGGACATTCAAAGAAAACGGCTCTTCAGTACTAGTTATTACGCACAGGGAAGAAATTGCTGCCGCCTCGGATAAAGCATCCCTGATGTGCGAAGGGGTAATCCTCAGGAGCGGGGATCCCATAGAGATTAGTGAATTTTTCAAAAACAGATGCATACCCTGTGACAGCCGGGTATCACCGCCGAAGGTGGTCTGA
- the mtbC gene encoding dimethylamine corrinoid protein MtbC produces the protein MASKEELLQELSDAIVSCKKDRVIAAVEKAKEVMEPAEIIEKGLAAGMNQVGTLFERGKLFLPHVMMAADSMTAGVNILEAEMPAGTETKKLGVIVNGTVEGDVHDIGKSIVSTMLQSAGFEVHDIGRDVPIKNFVEKAKEVNADMIGLSALMTTTMQGQRDVIELLKEEGMRERVKVMVGGAPATQAWADKIGADCYAENASEAVAKAKELLLGK, from the coding sequence ATGGCAAGCAAAGAAGAGCTACTTCAGGAACTTTCGGATGCAATAGTTTCCTGTAAAAAGGACAGGGTGATTGCGGCCGTAGAAAAGGCAAAAGAAGTCATGGAGCCTGCAGAGATAATTGAAAAGGGGCTTGCTGCAGGGATGAATCAGGTAGGCACGTTGTTTGAGAGAGGAAAACTTTTCCTGCCGCATGTAATGATGGCAGCCGATTCCATGACTGCCGGAGTCAACATCCTTGAAGCCGAAATGCCTGCAGGAACCGAGACAAAAAAATTGGGAGTTATCGTAAACGGGACGGTTGAAGGAGACGTGCACGACATAGGCAAATCAATTGTCTCAACCATGCTCCAGTCCGCAGGGTTTGAAGTCCACGACATAGGCAGGGATGTCCCGATCAAAAACTTTGTAGAAAAGGCAAAGGAAGTCAATGCAGATATGATAGGGCTTTCAGCCCTGATGACCACTACCATGCAGGGGCAAAGGGACGTCATAGAACTTCTCAAAGAAGAAGGAATGAGGGAGAGAGTAAAAGTGATGGTGGGGGGAGCTCCTGCAACCCAGGCCTGGGCTGACAAGATAGGAGCGGACTGCTACGCTGAAAATGCCAGTGAAGCTGTGGCAAAAGCAAAAGAACTGCTTCTTGGGAAGTGA
- a CDS encoding cobalamin B12-binding domain-containing protein: protein MAGKEEIIAKAKDSITEFDEEMAQEAANEALVAGLDPVEIIEHGYTAGMQYVGDQFEQGTLFLPHVLAAAEAMKAGIEVLQPEMEKRKAKTTTLGTVIIGTIEGDIHSIGKDIVASMLNIAGFEVVDLGRDVAIKTFVEKAKELKPDIVATSALMTTTMVNQIQLEEQLKEAGIRGQVKTMVGGAPVTQGWADKIGADIYGESATDAVNKIKAAIKS, encoded by the coding sequence ATGGCAGGCAAAGAAGAAATTATTGCAAAAGCAAAAGATTCGATTACCGAGTTTGACGAGGAAATGGCACAGGAAGCTGCAAACGAAGCCCTTGTAGCAGGATTAGACCCCGTGGAAATCATCGAACACGGATACACCGCAGGCATGCAGTACGTGGGGGACCAGTTCGAGCAGGGAACCCTTTTCCTGCCCCATGTGCTTGCAGCCGCAGAAGCGATGAAAGCGGGAATCGAAGTCCTGCAGCCCGAAATGGAGAAGCGCAAGGCCAAAACCACAACTCTCGGAACTGTTATTATCGGGACCATTGAAGGAGACATCCATTCCATAGGAAAGGACATTGTTGCCTCGATGCTCAATATTGCAGGTTTTGAGGTCGTGGACCTCGGGAGAGATGTCGCGATAAAAACCTTCGTTGAAAAGGCAAAGGAACTCAAGCCTGATATTGTTGCAACTTCCGCCCTTATGACCACAACTATGGTCAACCAGATCCAGCTAGAAGAACAGCTGAAAGAAGCAGGGATCCGCGGACAGGTCAAAACCATGGTCGGAGGCGCACCTGTCACTCAGGGCTGGGCTGATAAAATAGGGGCAGATATCTATGGAGAAAGTGCAACCGATGCCGTAAACAAGATAAAAGCAGCCATTAAAAGCTAA